The sequence below is a genomic window from Flammeovirga kamogawensis.
TTTGACTTCTTGTAAGTAATACATTTCCGTCCCCCCATTAGTAATACCACCGCAATTCCCATAATATTTTGCACCATAACGCTTATTTACATCATGAAACATTTGCTCTTGGATATATGCTTCACGTCTTGATGGATATGGTATATTTTCAATTACCTTAATACTTTTAATAGATGTACCATATTGTGAAGACCTATGGTGAGTATCGTTTGCTATCCCAACCTTACCTAATTTCATTCCAGACTTTAGAGTAATTTCCAAAGTATACAAATACACTATTTCCTTAAGATGACCTTCTTCAAATAATTTCTGAACCTTTGCTTCCCTAATTTTATCTTTACGACTCTTAACATGACGACTACCATGAATCCCTATTGGGGTTTCTTTAATTTCTCCAACTTCACTTTCTTCTATTTCTTCCAGTATTTTAATTCTTCGTTCATTCCAGATTAAGAAGGCAACAAACAGTGGTAATAAAGAAATGACAAACATCATTTTGAAAAATGTGGAATTATCCATGACTTTTGAATTTGAATATTAAAAGTTTAGTTTATTTACCAATAAAAAGTGAATCAGAAATCCCAAAACATGGGTTTAGTAGACACAAATAGAAACTTCCTAATTACTTTTTGATATATGAATTAATGTTTTGAGTTCATCTGTAATCAGACGACCTTCACACACACCTGTTGGATGTGTAACAATCATAACTACTCCACCATACTCTAATTCATAACAATAACACATAGTATATTCTGATTTTAAAATTACAGGACTAATAAGATGTTCCTTTCTCCTTAAATCCATCATATTACTTAAACTCTCTCTACTCACATTATCAAGGGAACCATTTACTCTGTATATATGAGCTAGGGTCGTTCCATTAGCAGAAAAAAAAGAACTCGTACCGATAGTTATGTCATCCACTTTGAAAGGGTATTCTACTCTTTTTAAATCCATTTGAATAAGTTGTCTACACAAATCTTTTTCAGTTGGGTCTCCTGCATAAGCAGAGAATGAAACAACGAATAATAAAGTGATTGTAAATAAATTTTTTATTTTGATTTTTAAAAATATTTGGATTGCTTAATTATCTTGCCCTTTTGATTTCCTTCACTGCTTGAATCTTAACAGCGTTGTTATATCTGTATTTGTTCACAATTGTACGTACACCCAATTGAAATCCATAAACAGCAACAACAGGCGTTACAATTGACGTGTAATAAGGAAGTGCTGTATATAAAATTGGAAGTGTTCCAATGAAGATTAAAGATTCTGTTTGAAGATTATTTGAACGTGTTGCACAAAGTAAAAGCTTTTCTTCATGGGTTAACTTATTGTATCTTTTTGTCTTCAGGAAGTCTTTAATATTTACTTCTTCTTCAGATGTCTTGAAGTATGTCTGATGAATACCTTTTGTACTTTCATATCCTTTGAATGAAAACATATATTTCTTCTTATCACCTGACAAGATTTCAACTTTCTTACCTGCTTGAAAATTGACTTTCATTTTTTGTCCTTCAGGTGTTGACATTTTTGCTATAAAAGGAATTCTTACTGTTAAACTGTCCTGTGCTTTGACTGAACAAACAGAAGCAAGCATAAAAAAGATAAATAATGCACTGATTTGTAATGATAAATTTTTCATTTTCATTTTTAATTTAAAGCGTTATTTAATATAGTACTTATTGAAGCGTTGAATTATTTTCTGTAAAGGTTATATTTATTCCTTAAAAGGATAATTTATTAAAATAATGCAATAATAAACATCTTGATTTTGAGTGTATTATTTTAAAAAATTGGGCTTATTGGACTTTCACCCTTATATCAGGAAACACCCAAAATTCTGATAACATATTATTTTAAATTCAATTTTTAAAGAAGCTAAATATTTAACAATCCTGTATTGTTGTCAGTTTTCCATTATAAAAATATAATAACTTCTACTACTTATATCTCCATAAAACCATTTATGAGATCGATATATAAGCTTTAAAACTGAATTCCTTTTTCATTATATTAAACGTGTATGTATGTAATATTTTTCCTTGGAAAGGATCAAGATTTACCTAAATAAGGTCTTTTTATTATCTCTCTCAGAAATTACATTTGAATATAAACCTGTTTTTAATCTTTTTTCAATTACCTACTTTTATTAACTTCCCCCTTCTAAAAACCAACTAAATATTTCTCATGCTAGCGATCAACCACCTCTGCGGAGGATTAACATTCACAGCTACATTCTGTTCATTCCAAGACATAAATATTTTCGAGAAGCCTGAATATTTGGCTTTAACTGTTTTTGGGGCGTTAGCTCCAGACATCGACAATACAAAATCTCTTATTGGAAAGCTCTTCTATCCAATTGCTAAAAAGATCCAGGAACATTGGGGGCATCGGACCGTAACACATAGCATTTTAGCTTGTATAGTTTTTACAATGTTTTTTGGAACGGTCCAAGCGTTAACGGGTGCAGAGCATCTCACTACAATTGCTTTCTTCTCTTATTTATCGCATCTCATTTTTGATATGTGTACTAAGTCTGGCCTTCCTTTTTTCTATCCTTTGAACCGTTATAGATGTGTTCTTCCCGCTAATCCAAACTTGCGTTTAAGAACGGGAGATGTGAAACAAGAAGCGATTGTTTTCTTCTGTTTTGTGTTTCTAAATTTGCTTTCAATGGATTTAGTGGCTAATGGTTTTTGGTCTACTTACAATAAGGCATTTCTTACTTTTTCTCATATCAGAAGAGAGCTAATTCATAATCCTAAGCCGTTAGAATTAACGTTGCAGAACAAGACAACTGGAGCAATTAAAAAGGCTTTTGTTGTAGAAGCTAAGGAAGAAAAGGCTGTTCTTTTAGATAGTATTCATTTCTTTGAAGCAAGTGCTGAGGGTTATACTATTTTAGATTTTACACATATCAATACGAAGAAAGAAGAGAAGATAATTTTTGAGAGGATTTCAATTGATAGTATTGGTCAATTATTAAAAGGTAATATCCTGGAGGTACAAATTTTTGGTGATAAGGAGTTTGTCTATCATAATCACTCGGTTCTGATATAGAATTATAACAGACCTTAATCAATTTTCACACAGTAAATCAATAATATCACCTCTAACATGTTCTCCTAATAAATCATCATTAACTGATATTATAGTATCATAAGGGTCATCATCGATTTCATTAGGAAGTCATTGTCCTCCTTGACTGACTATTTCATGATCTTGATTATAAAATGAACGAACTATATTTTCTGTTAAATGAAAATAGTATGCCATTGAGATTTCATTTGTGACAAAAGAAAGGCCTCTGTGATTTGGTATATAAACACCTTCTTTATCGATAACGTCATTATAATATGAGAAAATGATTGTTCCTTTATCTCCAAAATAAAGATCAATATAGCCTTCAGGTGTATTTAATAAGAAAACATCATTGTAATC
It includes:
- a CDS encoding metal-dependent hydrolase: MLAINHLCGGLTFTATFCSFQDINIFEKPEYLALTVFGALAPDIDNTKSLIGKLFYPIAKKIQEHWGHRTVTHSILACIVFTMFFGTVQALTGAEHLTTIAFFSYLSHLIFDMCTKSGLPFFYPLNRYRCVLPANPNLRLRTGDVKQEAIVFFCFVFLNLLSMDLVANGFWSTYNKAFLTFSHIRRELIHNPKPLELTLQNKTTGAIKKAFVVEAKEEKAVLLDSIHFFEASAEGYTILDFTHINTKKEEKIIFERISIDSIGQLLKGNILEVQIFGDKEFVYHNHSVLI